In the genome of Fusobacterium perfoetens, the window CTTTAATTCTCCTGGATGTATTCCTGTTTCAAGAACCATTTTAGCACTTCCCAGAACTGCCTGAGCTGCAAATTTATATGCTTTTTCTCTTGGCATTCCTCCAGCAACTGCTGCATCTCCCATAGCCTCTATCATCATATATACATAAGCAGGAGAAGAGCCACTTACAGCAATAACTGAATCAATCAGTCTCTCTTCTATTATTTCTGCTTTTCCAAAGCTATTTAAAATTTCCATAACTTTTTTTATTTCATTTTCTGTTACAAATTCATTAGGAATGACAGCTGTCATTCCTTCTCCAACCATTGCAGGTGTATTAGGCATAGTTCTAACGGTTTTAATATTTTTTCCAAACATTTTTTTTAATTTTTCTAATGTTATTCCTGCTGCTATTGTTATTATAACTGTTTCAGGTTTTATATAATCTTTTATCTCTTCTATTACTGTTTCATAAAAATGAGGCTTTACTGAAAGAACAAGAAAATCAGCCATTGAAGCTGTTAAAATATTAGAATTTGATGTCTTTACTCTATATTTTTTATAGGCTTTTTTCAAATTTTCCTGTGATATATCTGAAAAAATTATATTTTCAGGTTTAACTATTCCAGAAGCAACTATCCCCCCTGCCATAGCTTGTCCCATATTTCCTGCTCCTATAAATCCTATTATTTTTTCCATATTGCACCTCTTTTGCCTTAATTTATTTTCTAATTTACACATTAATTTATTTATATTGCAAGTCTATTGTATCACAAAAATATTCTTTGTGCTTCTTTATTGTTTTTTCTTTTCTTATTTTTTAAAATGATATATAATTTTTATGTTATATAAATTATTATTTAAGGAGTATAAAAATGAGTATAAAAATAACAACCTTAATAGAAAATAAAGAAGGATGCTGTGGATTAAAAAATGAATTTGGACTTTCTCTTTTAATTGAAGACGAAGATAAAAGTTTTATTTTTGACACTGGAAAAACTGGTGAATTTGTTGAAAATGCTAAAAAAATGAATATAGATTTAAAAAATATAAAAGATATTGTTTTAAGCCATAGTCATTTTGATCATACAGGAGGTATTAGAACTTTTACTGAAAATTGTTCCTCTGATTACACTCTCCATGTAAACAAAACTTTTTTCCAGGAAAAACATAGAATTACCAATATTATTCATGAATTTTTAGGAAATAATTTTGATGAAAAGTACCTTGCTGAACATAATGTCAAAATTCATTTTATTAATAAAGATTCTTTTCAGTTTTCTAAAAATATTACTCTTTTTACAAATTTTAAATCTACAAACGATTTTGAAACTCCTGTAACCTATTATTTTAGAAAAATATATGATAATTATATTTTAGATAATATGGAAGATGAAATTGTCCTTGCAGCTAATACAAAAAATGGATTGATTATAATATGTGGATGTTCTCATATAGGGATAGCAAATATTGTTGAAAATATAAAAAGACGCACAGGCAAAAAAATATATGGTATCATAGGGGGACTTCATTTAACAAAAGCTGATGATAAAAGAATGGAAGCTGTACTTAAATACTTTAAAGATAATGATATTAAATTTTTTGCAGTTTCTCATTGTACTGGTGATAAATTTATTGAAAAATTAAAAGCAGAAAATAATGATTTTATATACAATTCAACAGGAAATATAATTATTCTTGATTGATTATATTCTATTTTTAAAAAAATTATTATATAATATTTCATAAAGAGAATCCCGTTTTTAGGAGGAAAAATAAATGTTTAAAATTATAGAAAAAAAATGGCTGAACGAAAAAATATGCCTTATGAGAATAGAAGCAAGAGCTCTTGCTGAATCAGCAAAACCAGGACAATTTCTTATAGTAAAAAAAGATGAACACGGAGAAAGAATCCCTCTTACTATATGTGACTATGATAAAAAAGAGGGAACTGTCACTATTATTTTCTTTGTTATAGGTAAAAGTACTGAGGATATGGCAAAACTTGAAGAGGGAGATTTCTTCCAAGATGTTGCAGGGCCTCTTGGACAAGAAAGTGAATTTCTTCACGAAAATATAAAAACTCTTAAAAATAAAAAAATTCTTTTTGTAGCTGGAGGAGTGGGAACTGCCCCTGTTTATCCTCAAGTTAAATGGTTTAATAATCTAGGAATAAAAGTTGATGTTATTATTGGAGCAAAAACTAAAAATCTTATTATTCTTGAAGAGGAAATGAAAAAAGAAGCAGGAAATGTTTATATTGCCACAGACGATGGTTCTTATGGATTCCATGGAATGGTAACTGGTCTTATAGACGAACTTATTAAAAATCAGAAAAAACATTATGACCATGTTGTTGCAATAGGTCCTATGATTATGATGAAGTTTGTTTCTCTGAAAACAAAAGAATACAATATTCCAACTACAGTTAGTTTAAATCCTCTTATGGTTGATGGAACAGGTATGTGTGGAGCATGCAGAGTTACTGTAGGAAATAAAATAAAATTTGCTTGTGTTGATGGACCTGAATTTGACGG includes:
- a CDS encoding MBL fold metallo-hydrolase, whose product is MSIKITTLIENKEGCCGLKNEFGLSLLIEDEDKSFIFDTGKTGEFVENAKKMNIDLKNIKDIVLSHSHFDHTGGIRTFTENCSSDYTLHVNKTFFQEKHRITNIIHEFLGNNFDEKYLAEHNVKIHFINKDSFQFSKNITLFTNFKSTNDFETPVTYYFRKIYDNYILDNMEDEIVLAANTKNGLIIICGCSHIGIANIVENIKRRTGKKIYGIIGGLHLTKADDKRMEAVLKYFKDNDIKFFAVSHCTGDKFIEKLKAENNDFIYNSTGNIIILD
- the proC gene encoding pyrroline-5-carboxylate reductase, which gives rise to MEKIIGFIGAGNMGQAMAGGIVASGIVKPENIIFSDISQENLKKAYKKYRVKTSNSNILTASMADFLVLSVKPHFYETVIEEIKDYIKPETVIITIAAGITLEKLKKMFGKNIKTVRTMPNTPAMVGEGMTAVIPNEFVTENEIKKVMEILNSFGKAEIIEERLIDSVIAVSGSSPAYVYMMIEAMGDAAVAGGMPREKAYKFAAQAVLGSAKMVLETGIHPGELKDMVCSPGGTTIEAVAALEENGFRSSIIRAMKICEEKSKEMSK